The bacterium genomic interval ATCAGAAATATGTTTATTTTTCTCATTAATCACCTCCGAAAAATGTTTTCACGATATCATCAATAGAATAAAGCCCACACGGCTTTTTGACAAGCCATTTCGCAGCTTCCAAAGCACCCTTAGCGAAAAGAGCTCGACTTCTTGCTCTGTGAACGAGAACTACCTCCTGCGTTTCATCAGCGAAAATTATGTGGTGTTCGCCCGTTATCTCACCAGCGCGAACAGCGTGTATCCCTATTTGCTTCTTCGGACGCTCTCCGGTTTTACCGTGTCTCCCGAAAATTATCGAATCCTTTCCCAAACCTCGAGCCTGCGCAATTTTTTCAGCCAGTGTCAAAGCCGTTCCGCTCGGAGCATCAGCTTTGTGCCGGTGATGATATTCGACGATTTCGATATCTGCATCCGGGTTCGCCGAAGCATAAATGGAGGCGAATTTTCCGAGAAGTGCGACTGAAAGCGACATATTGGTCGCGTAAAAAAGTGGTATTTTCTTCGACGCAGAACGCAGAGTCTCGAACTGCTTATCATTAAGTCCCGTCGTTCCCGAGACCAATGGAATACCATTTTTAGCGCACCATTCAGCAATAGCTACTGTGCCCTCAGGCGAGGAGAAGTCAAGCGCACAGTCCACGCTTTTTGGAAGTTCATCGGGCAGGTTCTTAACGGGAATTTCCTCGAAAATCGTGCTTTCTTTGTCCACGCCGGCGACAATCGTGAAACCCTCTTGCTTGGCTAACTTGACTATAGCTTTCCCCATTCTACCGAGTATGCCGTTTATTATTATTTTCATTTTAGTTATTCGATAATGAGCTTTGCTTGTTTAAGGGCTTCTTCCAAAGCTTCGCGAGTCTTTTGGGAAGCTGGCGTTAGTGGTGGTCTGAGATTTCCGCTGCAAATCCCAAGCATCTCCATCGCAGCCTTGAGAGGCACCGGGTTACCCTCGAGAAAGAGTGCTTTCATCAGCGGATACAATCTGAAATGAATTTCTCGCGCGTGTTGTATGTCGCCATTTTGGAAGTGGCGCACCATGTCGGCAAAATCCTGAGGTGCGATGTTGGCTATCGTCGAGACCACACCTTTGGCTCCCAGCGCCAAAGCCGGCAGTGTCAGCGAGTCATCACCGGAAAGAAGCGTTATTGAGGGTGCATATTTGAGTATGGCACTCATCTGGTCAACGCTTCCGGAAGCCTCTTTTATAGCTACTATGCCATCTATCTCCGAGAGTTTTGCGACAGTTT includes:
- a CDS encoding 4-hydroxy-tetrahydrodipicolinate reductase, whose protein sequence is MKIIINGILGRMGKAIVKLAKQEGFTIVAGVDKESTIFEEIPVKNLPDELPKSVDCALDFSSPEGTVAIAEWCAKNGIPLVSGTTGLNDKQFETLRSASKKIPLFYATNMSLSVALLGKFASIYASANPDADIEIVEYHHRHKADAPSGTALTLAEKIAQARGLGKDSIIFGRHGKTGERPKKQIGIHAVRAGEITGEHHIIFADETQEVVLVHRARSRALFAKGALEAAKWLVKKPCGLYSIDDIVKTFFGGD
- a CDS encoding 4-hydroxy-tetrahydrodipicolinate synthase; its protein translation is MFKGSIVALITPFDDKGNVDLETYKRLVGWHIEQGTDGILVAGCTGESFTLHEDERDALLSAALEVAKGKIPVIMGTGASETKLAVQRTERAKKIGADAALVITPFGNKPTQEALYNYYREIADVGLPIIMYNVPSRTGTNLLPQTVAKLSEIDGIVAIKEASGSVDQMSAILKYAPSITLLSGDDSLTLPALALGAKGVVSTIANIAPQDFADMVRHFQNGDIQHAREIHFRLYPLMKALFLEGNPVPLKAAMEMLGICSGNLRPPLTPASQKTREALEEALKQAKLIIE